In Actinoplanes octamycinicus, the genomic window ACCAGCGTGCCGCGGCGCAGCTCGGTGCCGTCCGCCATGGCGATCACGCCGGACTCGACCACCACCGCGTGGGTCGGGCCGTGCAGCATCACCGGGGCCCCCGGGTCCAGGTCGACCGGGTGGGCCGCGGCGATCAGCGCGAGCTGCTGGTCCTCCTCCAGCCCGGCCAGCGCCGGGGTGTCGGCGAACAGCGCCTCGGCCTCGGCCCGCTCCATCGGCGGCGGGCCGGGCAGTGGCCCGATCACCGTGGCCACCGTCGAGGCGGGCACGCTGAGCAGGGTGGCGCCGCCGGCCGCGTGCCAGTCCAGGGTGGCGCTGCGCCCGGTGAGCGCGGCGGCCAGGCCGACCACGCTGCCCGGGCCGGCGTGGTGCCGGATGCTGCCGCCCGGGTCGCCGGGCCGGCGGCCGTGCAGGGCGCCCTCGACCACCACGTGGACCGTGTGCTGCTGCTCGGCGGCCAGGACCAGCTGGCGGCCGGTCGGCGGGTGCTCCCAGCGGGCCCGGGCGGCCAGCGACTGCAGCGCCGGCTCGGGCAGCCCGCCCAGGTCGGACGCGTAGAGCGCGGCCAGCCGGCGGGGCATGTCCTTCTCCTGGTCCCGCTCGGCGGCGCGCTGCCGCCACCGGCGCCAGCCGCCGGCGAGCCGGCCGAGCAGGAAGTAGAGCGGCGGGGCGGTGAGGCCGAGCAGCATCACGGCGAGCAGCAGGCGGGCGGCGACCCCCTCGTACCAGAGGCCGAGCACCAGGCCGTGCACCCGGTCGGTCCACAGGCGGTAGCCCAGCACCACGGCGGCGGCCAGCCAGAAGAGGGCGAGCAGGCCGTAGAGCGCGATCAGCCGGCCCTCCCGGTCCAGGGTGGACCAGCGCGGGCCGCGCCGGCGCAGCCGGCCACCCAGCCAGGACAGGCCACGGGCCCGCAGGTCGGGAATCTCCAGCCAGTCCATCAGCAGGTACTGCCCGTCGAGCGGGAGCAGCGGGCTGAGGTTGAAGAAGGCGTGCAGGTAGAACAGGAAGGCCAGCTGGAAGGCGAGGCCGCCGGTGGCCGGCACGGCCAGCCCGATCAGCTGCACCAGGCCGGCCAGGGCCAGCCCGGTGGCCGGCCCGGCGGCGGTGACCGCGATCCGGGCCCGCCGGCCGGCCATCCAGACGTCGCTGGTGTCGACGAAGACGGTGGGCAGGCCGAAGTGCAGCATCAGCCCGGCGGACGGCACCTCGCGGCCGACCCGCTTGGCGGCGAGCGCGTGGCCGAGCTCGTAGAGACCGTGGGCGACCACGTTGAGTGACAACAGGGCGATGGCACCGAGTAGGTAGGAGTCACCCGTCAGGAACAGTGCCTGGCTGCCCCGCTGCCAGGTGCCCAGGAACAGCACCGCGCCGGCCAGCGCCAGCAGCGTGCCGAGCCAGACCGCCGGGCGGGTGAAGAGCAGCTTGCCGACGCTGTTGTAGAGGCCGGCGAGCGCGCCGTCGGCGGGCACCGAGAGAACCCGGCGGCCGCGCACCGCGGCCAGCAGCGAGCCGCCGACCCGCTGCGGCAGCGGCGGCCGGTCCAGCTCGCGCAGCGGGCGGAAGGCGTCCCCCGGCAGGTCCTCCAGCATCCGGTTGCCGGCCAGGTCGGCGACCACCCGGCGGACCTGGTCCGGGGCGAGCCGGCCGGCGATCCGGGCGAACTCGGCGACCAGCCTGGCCACCGTGCTGGCGCCGTCCATCATCAGGGCC contains:
- a CDS encoding cyclic nucleotide-binding protein, producing the protein MTYVETRTSVWEALAGRAPGVPAGPADAGLWHAVADRLNPASARPELRGGIEVRHRSTARGGRYVMLRSPEDGGRSRYLRLTPEEYQLALMMDGASTVARLVAEFARIAGRLAPDQVRRVVADLAGNRMLEDLPGDAFRPLRELDRPPLPQRVGGSLLAAVRGRRVLSVPADGALAGLYNSVGKLLFTRPAVWLGTLLALAGAVLFLGTWQRGSQALFLTGDSYLLGAIALLSLNVVAHGLYELGHALAAKRVGREVPSAGLMLHFGLPTVFVDTSDVWMAGRRARIAVTAAGPATGLALAGLVQLIGLAVPATGGLAFQLAFLFYLHAFFNLSPLLPLDGQYLLMDWLEIPDLRARGLSWLGGRLRRRGPRWSTLDREGRLIALYGLLALFWLAAAVVLGYRLWTDRVHGLVLGLWYEGVAARLLLAVMLLGLTAPPLYFLLGRLAGGWRRWRQRAAERDQEKDMPRRLAALYASDLGGLPEPALQSLAARARWEHPPTGRQLVLAAEQQHTVHVVVEGALHGRRPGDPGGSIRHHAGPGSVVGLAAALTGRSATLDWHAAGGATLLSVPASTVATVIGPLPGPPPMERAEAEALFADTPALAGLEEDQQLALIAAAHPVDLDPGAPVMLHGPTHAVVVESGVIAMADGTELRRGTLVGPVGDGNPGMVAQTRTPVRLWIIPDASDLPPLIGMVARPGAPMPSVRPGAPLAVRPGAVHPPLAVPPGPPPEGDDEFDVDRHFEKRMWVFVSLLVVVTAGGLVLDLGTGPAWAEMPTERALLTVDRGTAVATAGGSGAATLEVGDQRYLSAGTQIEAPGKSRARLTFPGGGAVLLCPGARITLTGAAVASGREPAPSGRLSLESGRVLAATAGTSGAYQPLGLTIGRVQGDVTNTGKAWYSVDLASITVANGTVTAGGVASEPVGGDLGCGDGVKVSPPAVSEGDDASEAPFPSETAVPVTSAPSASPSSASPSASPSSSSSPTPTPDETTTPNGQTTRTAKPTKKPTTKPTTRPTTTTTAPTGTPTTTASTPTGAPTTTTAPQETTSAPGGTTGPG